GGTGACAACACAAACAACGCTTACCCTAAAATTTCTGGTCAAGACCCAATCTACCTGTTCAATACGATGAAAGCGTATCAAGACGGAAGTAGAAAAGGTGATTACGCAGAAATGATGCAAGCACAACTAAGCAAACTTAATGACCAGGATTTAAGAGATATAGCTGCTTTTTATGCTTCACAGAAATGATGGCTTTCACTGTATTAAGTGAATCACAAGCTGATAAAACATCGCCAAGTCGCCTATACTTCAAGCAAATTCGCATAGCTCATTAAACGTCTGGATAGATATGGCTTTACACGCCCTATCGAACCCTTACAATGTGCAGCAACTATATTTATCAAGGTTTATCTCTATGTCTATTCAATGGTTTCCGGGTCACATGCATAAAGCCCGCAAAGAAATCGAAGAAGTTATCCCACAAGTTGATGTGATCATCGAAGTACTGGATGCGCGTATTCCGTTCAGTAGTGAAAACCCAATGATCTCCTCACTGCGCGGCGATAAGCCTTGTGTAAAAGTACTGAACAAGCGTGACCTTGCCGATCCTGAGTTAACTGAACGTTGGATTGAACACTTTGAAAAGGAGCAAGGTGTAAAGGCTATTGCAATTACCACCAGCGTTAAAGAAGAAGTAAATCACATCATGGAGCTGGTTCGTAAGCTTGCACCACACCGTGAAGAGATTGGTAAGAACATTCGTACTATGATCATGGGTATCCCAAATGTGGGTAAATCAACCATCATCAACTGCCTAGCAGGACGCACAATCGCAGTGACAGGTAACCAACCTGCGGTAACTCGTCGTCAACAGCGTATTAACCTACAAAACGGCGTGATCCTTTCGGATACCCCTGGAATCCTTTGGCCTAAAGTAGAAAACCCGCACAGTGGCTTCCGCCTAGCGGCTACAGGCGCAGTAAAAGATACAGCGATGGAGTACGATGAAGTAGCATTCTACACCGTTGAGTATCTTGCGAAGCAGTACCCTCACCTACTGCAAGAGCGTTACCAGATTGAAGAGCTGCCAGAGTCTGATATCGAGTTGATGGAAGCCATTGGTCGCAAGCGCGGTGCACTTCGTGCCGGCGGTCATATTGACCTTCATAAGTGTTCTGAGATCTTACTGCATGAACTTCGTAACGGCACTTTGGGTAAAGTCACTCTAGAGCTGCCAGAAATGATCACTAAAGAGCTGATCGAAGTTGAAGAAGCCGCGGCACTGAAAGCTGAGCAACAAGCTAAGAAAAAAGAAGAGCGTCGTAAACGTTACTTGAAGAACAAGCGTTAATAACGATTAATCACTCTCATATATCCCTCTAAACATGTTCACGTTCTATTTCATGTAGGACGTGAATATCGTACCCCTCCTTTGTTGATCTAGCTAACATACTGACAAATCAATAAAAATGCTCGTTTACAATCATCAAGACTGTGACATACTACGCAAATTATTGTGTATCAATTTCGGCTAGTTTCTCAATGCGCTCTTATACTGGGTTCAAAAATCAGCGATTTAAAACCTATTTCGACAACGAAATTTATCTGCCGTACATAAATTTCATCTATATTCCGATCTCAATATTCTGCGCTTTTATTGTCACTGACTATATTCACTTCGGTACGGAGTGCGTTACGCCAATCATCTTGCGTATTCTCCTGTTCTTGATGATGATGGCCGTTGCCCGTTACTGCATCAAAAACAAGCCTAACGTTTTAGAGTTCGTAGAAAGTACCTTTCTTGTTATTAGTTCTCTGTTTTTGGTCTATGTTGGCCGACTCGCTATTGATTTAGGGAATTTTGACTACCAAGGTGGCATCATTCTAGTGATGATCTACATAGGTACTTTTTCTCGATTGTCTGCCAAATACAGCATTACGACGCTTTCATTTATCTTTTCCGCATACCTGATCGGCCTATCTCCCCTACTATACGCAGCAGAACCTACTCACGAAATTGAGACCATTTCGGTTTACTTATCTGGCTATGTCTTAATTTCTGCAGCCTGTATAAGGCGTGACTTAGAAGTACATAAACGCTTCGCACAGTCTGAACAACTTCGTAAACAAGCGATACAATTACGTAAACAATCGAATATGTTTGAAGCACTGTCTTATAAAGACGCGCTTACCGGTTGCTACAACCGACTTTACTTACATCAAGTTATTGAACCGAGCATTAACCGCAAACAGTCGATTACATCGATTATGATCGACATTGACCATTTCAAAGCGATCAACGATACCTACGGCCACCAAATGGGCGATTTGGTCATTAAAGAGTTGGCCATTGAGATTCAGAAAAGACTGCCACTTGGAAGTAACTGTTTTCGATATGGCGGCGAGGAGTTTCTGATACTGGTTCAAGGTGGAACTAAAGACTCTATTCAATCGCTTGTAGATTCTCTATTGGAGTGCCCTTCTCGACTTAGACTAGAAGTCACAATTTCAATCGGTGTCAAACACGCTTCTCAAGCTCTAGGTTCTGTCGAGCAACTCATTGATGACGCAGACCAAGCACTCTATATTTCAAAGAAAAATGGGCGGAATCAAATCTCTTGGTCTGATTAGTTAGAAGCTTAATGTCATCTGATTACAGGACGAACGAAAAAGCCCCAAGCATCTATAATACTTGGGGCTTTATTTATATTCTCAATCGCATAATTAAGCCATGTCGCACAAAGCGTAATATCGAAAATCAAGAATAGACGATGCTTTTTGTTTTCTGCTCAAGGTCGACTGGAGAAGACCAAGAGATCACTTTCTCATTCACTTTACTTCCGCACGGCGCATTCCACACCTGTTCCAGTTCTTGTTTTCCGCCAATAGCTTCATAAAACGCTATAGCTTGGTGGTTTTCCGACATCACCTCTAGGTAAAGCCCGGAATCAGAATAGTATTGTTTTAAGCGTTGAGACAATTCAGACAACAATCGTTTACCTAGACCACGGCCACGATAATTACTGTCTACGTGCAATGCATCAATGAACGTGCCCCGTTCAAAATTGTGATTGCCAAACGCACAGACAAAACCAACCAGTAA
The window above is part of the Vibrio chagasii genome. Proteins encoded here:
- a CDS encoding cytochrome c, coding for MFSKSITFLIATLSFSLHANDFGDPELGKLKSPSCVFCHSVTGDNTNNAYPKISGQDPIYLFNTMKAYQDGSRKGDYAEMMQAQLSKLNDQDLRDIAAFYASQK
- the ylqF gene encoding ribosome biogenesis GTPase YlqF, whose translation is MSIQWFPGHMHKARKEIEEVIPQVDVIIEVLDARIPFSSENPMISSLRGDKPCVKVLNKRDLADPELTERWIEHFEKEQGVKAIAITTSVKEEVNHIMELVRKLAPHREEIGKNIRTMIMGIPNVGKSTIINCLAGRTIAVTGNQPAVTRRQQRINLQNGVILSDTPGILWPKVENPHSGFRLAATGAVKDTAMEYDEVAFYTVEYLAKQYPHLLQERYQIEELPESDIELMEAIGRKRGALRAGGHIDLHKCSEILLHELRNGTLGKVTLELPEMITKELIEVEEAAALKAEQQAKKKEERRKRYLKNKR
- a CDS encoding GGDEF domain-containing protein, with the protein product MPYINFIYIPISIFCAFIVTDYIHFGTECVTPIILRILLFLMMMAVARYCIKNKPNVLEFVESTFLVISSLFLVYVGRLAIDLGNFDYQGGIILVMIYIGTFSRLSAKYSITTLSFIFSAYLIGLSPLLYAAEPTHEIETISVYLSGYVLISAACIRRDLEVHKRFAQSEQLRKQAIQLRKQSNMFEALSYKDALTGCYNRLYLHQVIEPSINRKQSITSIMIDIDHFKAINDTYGHQMGDLVIKELAIEIQKRLPLGSNCFRYGGEEFLILVQGGTKDSIQSLVDSLLECPSRLRLEVTISIGVKHASQALGSVEQLIDDADQALYISKKNGRNQISWSD
- a CDS encoding GNAT family N-acetyltransferase, yielding MEIKIAEYKDYERIAQLHADSWKLYYRGILADDYLEHEVLEDRSVIWQTRLINPPFNQHVLLLEEGGLLVGFVCAFGNHNFERGTFIDALHVDSNYRGRGLGKRLLSELSQRLKQYYSDSGLYLEVMSENHQAIAFYEAIGGKQELEQVWNAPCGSKVNEKVISWSSPVDLEQKTKSIVYS